One window of Tenacibaculum maritimum NCIMB 2154 genomic DNA carries:
- a CDS encoding zinc-dependent peptidase produces the protein MLTFLIKYIEYIYVYIFHKPIFIHLYFRLRKLSKQQKEILINKFGFYNRLSEEHKVYFEHRLSTFIRRKKFIGRDGFIVTNEVKILVGGVYVMLTFGLRKYLIDVFDKIIIYPSAYYSVINNHWHKGEFNYRFKAIVFSWEDFVEGMQIEHDNFHLGIHEFMHALSFYGKKSNDYSAKVFFEMHEDITSILHNPENILDIKKANYFRAYAYTNKLEFMAVVMEYFFESPDELKAHFPVLYQKIVKMLNYKF, from the coding sequence ATGCTTACTTTTCTTATAAAATACATAGAGTATATATATGTTTATATATTCCATAAACCCATTTTTATTCATTTGTATTTTAGGCTTAGAAAATTATCAAAACAGCAAAAAGAAATATTGATAAATAAGTTCGGGTTTTATAATAGATTATCAGAAGAGCACAAGGTGTATTTTGAACATAGATTGTCCACCTTTATAAGGAGAAAGAAATTTATAGGGAGAGATGGATTTATAGTAACAAATGAGGTAAAAATACTTGTAGGAGGAGTTTATGTAATGTTAACTTTTGGACTGAGGAAGTATTTAATAGATGTATTTGATAAAATCATTATATATCCGTCTGCTTATTATTCTGTAATAAATAATCATTGGCATAAAGGAGAGTTTAACTACCGCTTTAAAGCGATAGTTTTTTCTTGGGAGGATTTTGTTGAAGGGATGCAAATTGAACATGATAATTTTCACTTAGGAATTCACGAATTTATGCACGCTTTAAGTTTTTATGGAAAAAAATCTAATGATTATAGTGCAAAGGTTTTCTTCGAAATGCATGAAGATATTACAAGCATCTTACACAATCCAGAGAATATATTAGATATAAAAAAGGCAAATTACTTTAGGGCTTATGCGTATACTAATAAATTGGAGTTTATGGCTGTTGTTATGGAATATTTTTTTGAATCTCCTGATGAACTTAAAGCGCATTTTCCAGTGCTGTATCAAAAAATAGTAAAAATGTTGAACTATAAGTTTTAA
- a CDS encoding CBS domain-containing protein, whose product MKKRIPISVIMTKDVVTLNTTDDLMTAEKLFKENSIRHIPVVRGSEIIGMLSYTDLLRISFADAIDENEADVDTVVYNMFTIEQVMAKNLVTINSNATIKEVAEILSKKEFHALPVVDDSKLVGIVTTTDLIYYLLEQF is encoded by the coding sequence ATGAAAAAAAGGATACCGATATCAGTAATTATGACCAAAGATGTAGTAACATTAAATACTACAGATGATTTAATGACGGCGGAAAAGCTATTTAAAGAAAATAGCATACGTCATATACCCGTTGTTAGAGGAAGTGAAATTATAGGAATGCTTAGCTACACAGATTTATTGAGAATTAGCTTTGCAGATGCTATTGACGAAAATGAAGCAGATGTAGATACGGTAGTGTACAATATGTTTACGATTGAGCAGGTTATGGCTAAAAATTTAGTGACAATAAATTCAAATGCAACGATAAAAGAAGTAGCTGAAATTTTATCTAAAAAAGAATTCCATGCGCTTCCTGTAGTAGATGATTCCAAATTAGTAGGAATTGTGACTACTACTGATTTGATATATTATCTGCTAGAGCAATTTTAA
- a CDS encoding outer membrane beta-barrel protein, producing the protein MKKFALTALAMFSLLIINAQVKIKPGIKIGLNNSTITNLERLSGGNKSSSTSFHAGTSVSFKFTDTYTLHPEILYSEQGGKLAIGANSSKIKVNYLSLVINNKFYIAKSKFNLQVAPVLDFLVNHKNITPKPDGFDFAIMGGIGYDFPFGMTVDLRYKQGLADLYGRNVDTGNGFQDTNVENLLLNQVFQLSIGYQFDF; encoded by the coding sequence AAAAATTCGCATTAACAGCGCTTGCTATGTTTTCTTTACTTATAATTAACGCTCAAGTGAAGATTAAACCTGGTATAAAAATTGGGTTAAATAATTCAACCATTACAAACTTAGAGAGACTTTCTGGTGGAAATAAAAGTAGTTCGACTTCTTTTCATGCTGGTACTTCCGTTTCTTTTAAATTTACAGATACCTATACCTTACACCCTGAGATTTTATACTCTGAACAAGGAGGAAAATTAGCTATTGGAGCTAATTCTTCTAAGATTAAAGTTAATTATTTATCGCTTGTTATTAATAATAAATTTTATATAGCTAAAAGTAAATTTAACCTACAGGTAGCTCCTGTTTTAGACTTTTTAGTAAATCATAAGAATATCACTCCAAAACCTGATGGTTTCGATTTTGCTATCATGGGGGGAATTGGATATGATTTTCCTTTCGGTATGACTGTTGATCTACGTTACAAACAAGGGCTTGCTGATTTATATGGAAGAAATGTTGACACGGGGAATGGATTCCAAGACACAAATGTTGAAAACTTACTTTTAAACCAAGTTTTTCAATTAAGTATAGGATACCAATTTGACTTTTAA